The following proteins come from a genomic window of Thiothrix winogradskyi:
- a CDS encoding PLxRFG domain-containing protein, producing MSNVFDQFDEKPAAKAQQQPAPANVFDQFDAPVAVGGSDFWRGLENYMPQTKQTLGYAAGIAGEGLRRAGLDETGSEFRDYGLGVADEKAKVIQGNSKASDRFSGIRSAGDLVDWVQYNAGQAVGNLGESLAVAGAGALVGSVAPGAGTLAGAATGLLGKQATKTVIKEAGEKIAASMARDAVKKRAGTGATTALAASALTHGLGETTGNVVRDGRELEDLSGTQYAKVLAGGAVAGGLEFVADKVGLDAVLGRSGVAGNVVQRAAAGAKNVAAKEAVTELGQSVATRAGAELPLGDREAWLEYLDSTTAGGLQGGVIGGALGAARSGGGNPPGQAVPPVDAWSADVARVPPVADAQAQPQQNPPAAKPSGGLSGKIIETANALGMNPVDLATIISYETAGTFDPTKRGPTTQWGQHRGLIQFGEPQAKEFGVDWNDPIGSQLGENGAVVKYFRKHGWQPGMNLTNAYSIVNAGAPNKFNATDENNGGARGTVAEKVRDQFAPHRRKAEKLLGGEIDVTVPRSDGEPVGEQAARDPDLWNSAESAMDAAGQQRDTGDAGLWNSSADRIMDEQAARDAELWNPVENSGDAFAPSHVLADGREVMELPDEATGESVWVDRDLNEVEPVALGQATALPEKPVSPVVDVAVGQSGVVDNVEAGEVVAENATVVDGAGQAAALAEAAPPARGVGESAVERLGADAGAVLPSATGLDAQGLPFEPQSPDVVAGVNGEHIPTVMPQGADGGQGVELGGILAGGLPDNGGKVEPGVGGAEALARAVRGDQVVDAGKVMGGRGQAAARGVDAVAPQSVGQDAPVDFVGGGVADFGNPALPSNDRQMESPVVPAAGQVDKPQYDGLFSVTEDASNSAQGGTVAAVRAELVAKLGKRLALLERSGKLVLSDSPPRDGAQGSFLNGVVTLYPQNIQPGNAWGVFLHEAGEHANLAAMLKDKYAVVVAQFNRLLESGNAYALRADSRQKAAQTAANDVDSERLAYLVEDVTNNPNQQGYGAARLLAARVVAAVRAWAFATFTGKLAWVAPQNLTPADIQALAVRAARSWADGSATLSHSPVSEGRKLMVARNDAKIELEPAMIGNPLGSLNNHPDYQAAKQGDSAAASRVARDLVTDKMIADIQRLGDVLVMPVLAEESQGRNKIPLAVALEIERRTGNTVVLEVIQSKKVGRTELSGLDRIFNVPEFDGQIAENAKYLLVDDTLTQGGTFAALASHIQQSGGVVAGSVALTGKQFSATLKPSDEILSKLRTNYGDIENAFREATGYGFAALTQSEARYLANFTPVESVRSRILAERDAAISRRNSGAATGGVDRQNNQPVDDQAPPREGLGRSGAGESGVKFSVADPNPKWSPDAAVWDGVDLPDDKVGMKRARELVDKSLAWSANQASEVVKNGFAGMLTLRQLVEVGVENGVASMQQYLRRLDEMQTARSAMLAESAELAQDWNALPRQVKVALSHVMHEATRLGVDPSLPKYEPLKASVLGGVDRIREDLGVAGVSVTQAQRRVAVEVAATPEVVELARKLKVARQMRVRKLATSNASADTFQLAQDAAERAATDWRNLKNALLESEKRKVHYPELARKFGNLPDAAKAIFTGARDQYEARFERAQLAIEANVAKAEMGESQKAALLRKLRADFESARLNGIYFPLHRAGRYFVSGKRKRTDLVGGVTTYMKSASPIDTVTDPTTGGVRWQIRGDGRYFASEAEAKFDAGTWATEAQAKASANSRADLIGKPLVAVQVDVPGGGKAWVLQDDPNERVFSMVDSEKEALTLKKEWTDRGFENVDFGVRSEKKTQDDLAEMSAFMGLMKTMEATGQKVDDDVYQAMLRLLPDMSMRKSHIHRKGTAGYSEDALNAFAHSMMHQAHQIAKLEARDDLVAILKEIETESRSVPEANRALAGNLREEMKLRHDWVMTPTSSAFATGMSAFGFFMYLGVSPAAALINTTQTAVVAYPVLGAEFGFDVAGKELLRATGQLSAKGSWTDGQSAIRDEALSADEAAAMADLQKMGLVDRSQALALAGLGDTDNLQNSVTYQKWMGKVGHLFQRAEVVNREVTALAAYRLARQAGKPHDVAVLMAFDLTVTSHFDYSNANRARIMQAPHMKVLLMFKSYSQHMLFYLLKNARDWGKGDVKARGRLLGLLGVTFVLGGVSALPLGFTGLALGAMVAGGKFSAGKQVQGYVIMAALAVLAAAMWGDDEDWTEEMRQAVLEYGGEDMEALLFRGAVNAGLGIDLSSRIGIGELLVRSPDRELEGKDLALHYLEQAAGPGIGYFLGLPVAGALWADGHGDRAAEKVVPKFVRDPLAALRWASEGVLGLNGDPVVENLNAWELFWKANGFTPDAVTQQYELIGYDKRQESRTAKSRQRVLNQYWLASLHGDVEGMSEAMEAAMAWNIDHPLEKPIDGKTLARSLKARANHRAKVAAERGL from the coding sequence ATGAGCAATGTATTCGACCAGTTTGATGAAAAGCCAGCGGCAAAGGCGCAGCAACAGCCAGCACCGGCTAATGTGTTTGATCAGTTTGATGCGCCGGTGGCGGTTGGGGGGTCTGATTTTTGGCGGGGGCTGGAGAATTATATGCCGCAGACGAAGCAGACGTTGGGGTATGCGGCGGGGATTGCGGGTGAGGGCTTGCGCCGTGCGGGGCTGGATGAGACGGGCAGTGAGTTTCGGGATTATGGGCTGGGGGTGGCTGATGAGAAGGCTAAGGTGATTCAGGGGAATAGTAAGGCTTCTGATCGGTTTAGCGGGATTCGCTCGGCAGGGGATTTGGTGGATTGGGTGCAGTATAACGCTGGGCAGGCGGTGGGTAATCTGGGTGAGTCGCTGGCAGTGGCGGGGGCTGGGGCGTTGGTTGGCTCGGTTGCGCCGGGTGCGGGGACGTTGGCGGGTGCGGCGACTGGCTTGTTGGGTAAGCAGGCGACGAAGACGGTTATTAAGGAGGCGGGCGAGAAGATTGCGGCGAGTATGGCGCGGGATGCGGTTAAGAAGCGGGCAGGGACGGGGGCAACAACGGCGTTGGCGGCGTCGGCGTTGACGCATGGGTTGGGTGAGACGACTGGCAATGTGGTGCGTGATGGGCGTGAGCTGGAGGATTTGAGCGGTACGCAGTATGCGAAGGTGTTGGCGGGTGGTGCGGTTGCCGGTGGGTTGGAGTTTGTGGCGGATAAGGTGGGGTTGGATGCGGTGTTGGGGCGCTCTGGGGTGGCGGGCAATGTGGTGCAGCGGGCGGCGGCTGGCGCGAAGAATGTGGCAGCGAAGGAAGCGGTGACGGAGTTGGGGCAGTCGGTGGCGACGCGGGCGGGAGCTGAGTTGCCGTTGGGTGATCGTGAGGCGTGGCTGGAGTATTTGGATTCGACTACGGCGGGGGGCTTGCAGGGTGGGGTGATTGGCGGGGCGCTTGGGGCGGCGCGGTCGGGTGGGGGTAATCCGCCGGGGCAGGCTGTGCCACCTGTGGATGCGTGGTCTGCTGATGTGGCGCGAGTGCCGCCTGTGGCGGACGCGCAGGCGCAACCCCAGCAGAACCCGCCAGCGGCTAAGCCTAGCGGTGGGTTGTCGGGCAAGATTATTGAGACGGCGAATGCGCTGGGGATGAACCCGGTGGATTTGGCGACGATTATTAGTTATGAGACGGCGGGGACGTTTGACCCGACGAAACGCGGCCCTACGACACAGTGGGGGCAGCATCGGGGTTTGATCCAGTTTGGGGAGCCGCAAGCTAAAGAGTTTGGGGTGGATTGGAATGACCCGATTGGCAGCCAGTTGGGTGAGAATGGGGCGGTTGTTAAGTATTTTCGGAAGCATGGCTGGCAGCCGGGCATGAATCTGACGAACGCTTATAGCATTGTGAATGCGGGTGCGCCGAATAAGTTTAATGCGACTGATGAGAATAATGGTGGGGCGCGGGGGACGGTGGCTGAGAAGGTGCGTGACCAGTTTGCACCGCATCGGCGTAAGGCTGAAAAGCTGTTGGGGGGTGAGATTGATGTGACCGTGCCGCGATCTGATGGTGAGCCTGTGGGTGAGCAAGCGGCGCGTGACCCTGATCTGTGGAACTCGGCGGAGTCGGCGATGGATGCGGCAGGGCAGCAGCGCGATACGGGTGATGCTGGATTGTGGAATAGCTCGGCTGATCGGATTATGGATGAGCAAGCGGCGCGGGATGCGGAATTGTGGAACCCTGTGGAGAATTCGGGAGATGCGTTTGCGCCGTCGCATGTGTTGGCGGATGGGCGTGAGGTGATGGAGTTGCCGGATGAGGCGACGGGTGAGAGCGTGTGGGTTGATCGGGATTTGAATGAGGTGGAGCCGGTGGCGTTGGGGCAGGCGACGGCGCTGCCTGAGAAACCCGTTTCCCCGGTGGTGGATGTGGCGGTTGGTCAAAGTGGAGTGGTGGATAATGTTGAAGCCGGTGAAGTCGTTGCGGAAAACGCAACAGTTGTGGATGGTGCTGGACAAGCAGCAGCGCTTGCGGAAGCAGCGCCGCCAGCGCGGGGTGTTGGTGAGTCGGCGGTTGAACGTTTGGGGGCAGACGCTGGGGCTGTATTGCCGTCGGCGACTGGATTGGACGCGCAAGGATTGCCGTTTGAGCCGCAATCCCCGGATGTTGTCGCGGGCGTTAATGGTGAACATATTCCAACGGTCATGCCGCAAGGGGCGGACGGCGGGCAGGGCGTTGAGCTTGGCGGCATTCTTGCGGGTGGCTTACCCGACAATGGGGGCAAGGTTGAGCCGGGTGTTGGCGGGGCAGAGGCGCTTGCCCGTGCGGTAAGGGGTGATCAGGTTGTCGACGCTGGCAAGGTGATGGGTGGGCGTGGTCAGGCGGCGGCGCGGGGCGTTGATGCTGTTGCGCCGCAGTCGGTTGGGCAGGATGCGCCGGTGGATTTTGTGGGTGGCGGCGTTGCTGATTTTGGGAATCCGGCGTTGCCGTCAAATGACCGTCAAATGGAAAGCCCTGTTGTGCCAGCGGCTGGGCAGGTTGATAAGCCTCAGTATGATGGGCTGTTTAGTGTGACTGAGGATGCTTCTAATAGTGCGCAGGGCGGCACGGTGGCGGCAGTGCGGGCGGAATTGGTGGCGAAGCTGGGTAAGCGGTTGGCGTTGTTGGAGCGTAGCGGGAAGTTGGTGTTGTCGGATAGCCCGCCACGGGATGGGGCGCAGGGTAGTTTTCTGAATGGGGTGGTGACGTTGTACCCTCAGAATATTCAGCCAGGGAATGCATGGGGGGTGTTTTTGCATGAGGCGGGGGAACATGCAAACTTAGCGGCGATGTTGAAGGATAAGTATGCGGTGGTGGTGGCGCAGTTTAATCGCTTGCTGGAAAGCGGTAATGCGTATGCGTTACGGGCGGATTCTCGACAAAAAGCGGCACAAACGGCGGCGAACGATGTGGATTCGGAGCGTTTGGCGTATTTGGTGGAGGATGTGACGAATAACCCGAATCAGCAAGGCTATGGTGCGGCGCGGTTGTTGGCGGCGCGGGTGGTGGCAGCGGTGCGGGCGTGGGCGTTTGCGACGTTTACGGGTAAGTTGGCGTGGGTTGCGCCTCAGAATTTGACCCCAGCGGATATTCAGGCGTTGGCGGTGCGGGCCGCACGGAGTTGGGCGGATGGAAGTGCTACACTCAGTCATTCCCCAGTGAGTGAAGGCAGAAAGCTGATGGTGGCTAGGAATGATGCGAAAATTGAATTAGAACCCGCGATGATTGGCAACCCGTTGGGTAGCTTGAATAATCACCCGGATTATCAGGCGGCTAAGCAGGGGGATTCCGCTGCGGCTAGTCGGGTGGCGCGTGATCTTGTTACGGATAAGATGATTGCGGATATTCAGCGGCTGGGTGATGTGTTGGTTATGCCGGTGTTGGCTGAAGAGAGCCAAGGGCGGAATAAGATTCCGTTGGCGGTGGCGCTGGAGATTGAGCGCAGAACGGGTAATACGGTGGTGCTGGAGGTTATCCAATCGAAGAAGGTGGGGCGTACTGAGTTGTCGGGGCTTGACCGTATCTTTAATGTGCCTGAGTTTGATGGTCAAATTGCCGAGAATGCAAAGTATTTATTGGTGGATGATACGCTGACTCAGGGCGGTACGTTTGCGGCACTGGCTTCGCATATTCAGCAGTCTGGTGGGGTGGTTGCGGGGTCGGTGGCGTTGACCGGAAAACAGTTCAGTGCTACTTTGAAGCCTTCCGATGAGATCCTTTCTAAGCTCAGAACAAATTATGGGGATATTGAGAATGCGTTCAGAGAAGCCACTGGCTACGGCTTTGCAGCCCTTACCCAAAGCGAAGCCCGCTACCTTGCCAACTTCACGCCTGTTGAGTCCGTTAGAAGCCGAATCCTTGCGGAAAGAGATGCGGCAATCAGCCGACGAAATTCGGGCGCTGCTACGGGCGGCGTAGACCGACAAAACAATCAGCCTGTTGATGACCAAGCCCCTCCTCGTGAGGGGCTTGGTCGTTCTGGGGCTGGCGAAAGTGGGGTGAAGTTTAGCGTGGCTGACCCTAACCCTAAGTGGTCGCCGGATGCGGCGGTGTGGGATGGGGTGGATTTGCCGGACGATAAGGTGGGAATGAAGCGGGCGCGGGAGTTGGTTGATAAGTCGTTGGCGTGGTCGGCGAATCAGGCGTCGGAGGTGGTGAAAAATGGCTTTGCGGGGATGTTGACGTTGCGCCAGTTGGTGGAGGTTGGGGTTGAAAATGGGGTTGCGTCGATGCAGCAGTATTTGCGGCGCTTGGATGAGATGCAAACGGCGCGTAGTGCGATGTTGGCGGAGTCGGCAGAACTGGCGCAAGACTGGAATGCGTTGCCACGTCAGGTGAAGGTGGCGTTGTCGCATGTGATGCACGAGGCGACGCGCTTGGGGGTTGACCCGTCGTTACCGAAGTATGAGCCGTTGAAGGCGAGTGTGTTAGGTGGGGTTGACCGGATTCGGGAGGATTTGGGGGTGGCGGGGGTGTCGGTGACGCAGGCGCAACGCCGTGTGGCGGTGGAGGTGGCAGCGACGCCGGAGGTGGTGGAGCTGGCGCGTAAGTTGAAGGTGGCGCGGCAGATGCGGGTGCGGAAGTTGGCTACCAGTAACGCGAGTGCGGATACGTTTCAGTTGGCGCAGGATGCGGCGGAGCGGGCGGCGACGGATTGGCGCAATTTGAAGAATGCGTTGCTGGAGTCGGAGAAGCGTAAGGTGCATTACCCGGAGTTGGCGCGGAAGTTTGGGAATTTGCCGGATGCGGCGAAGGCGATCTTTACCGGTGCGCGTGATCAGTATGAGGCGCGGTTTGAGCGTGCGCAGTTGGCGATTGAGGCGAATGTGGCGAAGGCGGAAATGGGTGAGTCGCAGAAGGCGGCGCTGCTCAGGAAGTTGCGGGCGGATTTTGAGTCGGCACGCTTGAACGGTATTTATTTCCCGCTGCACCGGGCGGGGCGCTATTTTGTGTCGGGTAAGCGTAAGCGCACGGATTTGGTGGGTGGGGTGACGACGTATATGAAGAGTGCTTCGCCGATTGATACGGTGACTGACCCGACGACGGGGGGGGTGCGTTGGCAGATTCGGGGGGATGGGCGTTATTTTGCGTCGGAGGCTGAGGCGAAGTTTGATGCGGGGACGTGGGCGACGGAGGCGCAGGCGAAGGCTTCGGCGAATTCGCGGGCGGATTTGATCGGTAAGCCGTTGGTGGCGGTGCAGGTGGATGTTCCGGGGGGTGGTAAGGCGTGGGTGTTGCAGGATGACCCGAATGAGCGGGTGTTTTCGATGGTGGATAGCGAGAAGGAGGCGCTAACCCTGAAGAAGGAGTGGACAGATAGGGGGTTTGAGAATGTGGATTTTGGGGTGCGTAGCGAGAAGAAGACGCAGGATGATTTGGCGGAAATGAGCGCGTTCATGGGGTTGATGAAGACGATGGAGGCGACGGGGCAGAAGGTGGATGATGATGTGTATCAGGCGATGTTGCGGTTGTTGCCGGATATGTCGATGCGCAAGAGCCATATTCACCGCAAGGGGACGGCGGGGTATAGCGAGGACGCACTTAACGCATTTGCACATAGCATGATGCACCAAGCGCACCAGATTGCGAAGCTGGAAGCACGGGATGATTTGGTGGCAATCTTGAAAGAGATTGAAACGGAATCGCGGTCTGTGCCGGAGGCGAATCGGGCGCTGGCGGGGAATCTGCGCGAGGAAATGAAGCTGCGGCATGATTGGGTGATGACGCCGACTAGCTCGGCGTTTGCGACGGGGATGAGTGCGTTTGGCTTTTTTATGTACCTTGGGGTGTCACCGGCAGCGGCGTTGATTAATACGACACAGACGGCGGTGGTGGCTTACCCGGTGTTGGGGGCTGAGTTTGGGTTTGATGTGGCGGGTAAGGAATTGTTGCGGGCGACTGGGCAGTTGAGCGCGAAGGGGTCATGGACAGATGGGCAGTCGGCTATTCGGGATGAGGCACTGAGTGCGGATGAGGCGGCGGCAATGGCGGATTTGCAGAAGATGGGGTTGGTTGATCGGTCGCAGGCGTTGGCGTTGGCGGGGCTGGGGGATACGGATAATTTGCAGAATTCGGTGACGTACCAGAAGTGGATGGGGAAGGTGGGGCATTTGTTCCAGCGGGCTGAGGTGGTGAACCGGGAGGTGACGGCGTTGGCGGCGTATCGGTTGGCGCGTCAGGCTGGCAAGCCGCATGATGTGGCGGTGTTGATGGCGTTTGATCTAACGGTGACATCGCATTTTGATTATTCCAATGCGAACCGGGCGCGGATTATGCAAGCACCGCACATGAAAGTATTGCTGATGTTTAAGTCGTATAGCCAGCACATGTTGTTTTATTTGCTGAAGAATGCGCGGGATTGGGGTAAGGGGGATGTGAAGGCACGCGGGCGCTTGTTGGGGTTGTTGGGGGTGACGTTTGTGTTGGGTGGGGTGTCGGCGTTGCCGCTGGGCTTTACGGGGTTGGCGTTGGGCGCGATGGTGGCGGGTGGTAAGTTTTCGGCGGGTAAGCAGGTGCAGGGGTATGTGATTATGGCGGCGTTGGCGGTGCTGGCGGCGGCAATGTGGGGCGATGATGAGGATTGGACTGAGGAGATGCGCCAAGCGGTGCTGGAGTATGGCGGGGAGGATATGGAGGCACTGCTGTTCCGTGGGGCGGTGAATGCGGGGCTTGGGATTGACCTTTCTAGCCGGATTGGGATTGGGGAGTTGTTGGTGCGCTCGCCGGATCGGGAGTTGGAGGGTAAGGATTTGGCGTTGCATTATTTGGAGCAGGCTGCTGGCCCCGGTATTGGGTATTTTCTGGGGTTGCCGGTGGCGGGCGCGTTGTGGGCGGATGGGCATGGGGATAGGGCTGCGGAGAAGGTTGTGCCTAAGTTTGTGCGTGACCCTCTGGCGGCGTTGCGCTGGGCGAGTGAGGGGGTGTTGGGGTTGAATGGCGACCCGGTGGTGGAGAATCTGAATGCGTGGGAGTTGTTTTGGAAGGCGAATGGGTTTACGCCGGATGCTGTGACCCAGCAGTATGAGTTGATCGGGTACGATAAGCGCCAGGAGAGCCGGACGGCTAAGAGCCGCCAGCGGGTGTTGAATCAGTATTGGTTGGCGAGTTTGCATGGGGATGTTGAGGGAATGAGCGAGGCGATGGAGGCGGCGATGGCGTGGAATATTGATCACCCGTTGGAAAAGCCGATTGATGGGAAGACGTTGGCGCGGAGTTTGAAGGCGCGTGCTAACCATCGGGCGAAGGTGGCGGCGGAGCGTGGGTTGTGA